CGTCTTGCGTCTCAATGTGCTGTAAGTTTTCAGACCAGTGGAATGTTAATTCCGTTGACGTCGATGGTTTCTCTCTTCGTCAGGTTTGGAATGTACATTCCATTCTTCCGGCCCAGCTGTGACATGCGGAGAACGGGGCCCCTTTCCCCCATCACCACAGTCACCTCCAAGGAGGCAGGGGGCGACAGCGGGCGTGACTACCTCTCTGTACTGAAGGAGACGTGGAAGCAGCACACCAGCCAGCTGTATGCCACCCAGCCCATGCCCACGCACGCCTGCTGCCTCTCGCCAGACCTCATCCGCAAGGAGGTGGAGTTCTTGAAGATAGACTTCAACTGGCGCATGAAGGAGGTTCTGGTCAGCTCCATGCTGAGCGCGTACTACATTGCCTTCGTGCCCGTCTGGTTCGTGAAGGTGCGTGAAGGTGCGACAGTCATTGGGCCATGATTAAACCACTTGTATGTAATCGTCTGATGACTGAACCCTAGGTTCTCAGGCCTGTCCACAGAGACCCTCACCCAACCTTGCCTTGCCAGAACAGGTTACATGTTTTGGGTTCTGTTTTGGCTCTTCATACTCCTGAACCAAGTCAGCAAGAGCTGTGCAGCTTTTCATAATGCATGGCCCAGCTGAGGGTCGCAGAGGACTGGTTAGAGAACCTCTACCTGAAAGTGACAGTGTGTTGGGTGCTTTATAACTGGCAGTTCCTCTTTAAATCAGAGAAAATAGACTTCAGTTTTTTAAACTTCcgaaatgcatgtttgtgtgttttttgttcagtAGAAAGAGGTTCTTGGAGTCCTGCTATACTTTTGTGAATGAGTTGTTTGTTCATAGAGCACTCAGTATGTGGACAAGCGCTGGTCATGCGAGCTCTTCATCCTGGTGTCCGTCAGCACCTCTGTGATCCTCATGCGGCACCTGCTGCCACCGCGATACTGCGATCTGCTCCACAAGGCTGCGGCCCACCTGGGCTGCTGGCAGAAGGTGGACCCCTCGCTCTGCTCCAACGTCCTCCAGCACATGTGCGTTTCAAACCTGGGGGCCGGGGCCcggagggtggggggggcttATGCTGTGCTAACTTTAGTAGTCAGGAAAATACTGTATGgcttttttttccactgaagAGCCAAATAGTTGCCATGGCTACAATGGTTACTGTCTGTTGTTCTGCTAAATAAGGACTCTGAAGCACCAGAGAAAATCTAGACTAGATGGTAGTTACTGCAAATGTTTCCCGCTTAACCAGCAAAactgctggggtttttttttttgttttctgtgttttgtttttgttttttgctttccttttttttttttttttgtctttgcttgAGCTAGAAAGATACATTGACgtaaatgtcaaaatgtcagTGACACCTACGTCTTTAAGCCATCCCTCCTAATATTTCTGCTGCACTGAGGTCATCTAACTGTGCTGATAGAACTGACCATGCTTGTAAGCAGCCCATGCCAGACTGCCACAGGTAGAAATGACACTGGGAACAGCTGTCCTCCTTGCTCCAAACCATTGGGGCCTGCAGTGGGAAAGAGTCCTGTGTCCTTGGGGCAGTTTGAGTGCTCTTTCCTGACTTGAGTTACCGGAATTAGCAGACCAAAGGATTTGAGGGTTACGTTGTTGTGTGCTTTACcacttgctgtttttttgttgttgttgttgctcaCCCCTTTTGGTCTTCCTGTGTTTTCAGTATGGACAGAAGAATACATGTGGCCGCAGGGAAGTGTTggttaaacacaataaaaatgtatttaaagccaTGGGGCACTATAACGTAGCGGTACCTTCAGATGTCTCACATTACCGCTTCTATGTAAGTAACCGCTGTGTACTTTGGAGTCCAGTAAATAAGTAGTTCTCTGCACCAGCCTTGAGACCCACTACCCCACACTGTTCCGTGCATTCCGTGACCCAGCACACACGATCCATCATCATATAGTCATTAAGCCCTTATTGAGCCAAATCAGTTGTGGGAgttgaggaaaaaataaattgaataCCCCTATAGTAAATGAACGTTTTTGGAAATGAGCATTACTGAGCACCACCACCGGACTATTGGGGTTATATGGACTGAAATGACTTCCTATAAAATGACTGCTCAGAATGTCCATCATGTGTGCTTCATGTTGGATAAAGTCACATTACTTGATTTACTGTTTACCACATTTGGTAAAAGGCTTTATAATGTATTCTAGAGACTCAAAAGGAGATGGTTCCCATCACCCCTATAGACATCAAGGCCCTTATTTATCAGAGCTGCAGTTGATCATTTCACTGATAATTTCATAACTCCACAGATTCAACATGCTTGTAGGATCATAATACAAATATGGTCACAATGcagatatattttattgtaatagtTTAACAACCTAAGAATTGTTTCTGGTTAGATCAAAATGGTTATCAGTATTATCAGAGATCTTAGTCATGAAAAATCAGGAAATAATAATTGCACACATGGGTATCTTTGTACTAAAATGGTAGGCAATTCAATTTGATTACTGTCAACAAGAGTAATGTGTAAATGTCAACAGCATTTTGCAGACCcctttattaattaataatcagTCCTTTGCTAAGTACagacaaattaattttttaaaatctggatTTGCTTCCTTCCATTCGTCTTCAATTTTGACTATGTGATGCTAGCCTTTTATTGGCTTACAACCACTCAACCTGCATGAATTAGGGCTTGTCTAATGCAGATATTATGTATATGATGAAGATCAGGGTGCGTTCTTTGCAAGTAATATGCAAATGCATCAGTGTGCCAGCATTTTGTTTTCAATGAGCTGAAGCTGATTCGTTAAATCTGCCCAAATCACAGTTCGTTTATAACTGAGAGTTTAGTGAATTGGACCTAGGGTAGTTAATTGTTCAGGGTGGTCAAATCTGCACCCTATTGTGCCTGTCTTTGATGAATAAGGACCTACATTTACATGGGCTCCATTAGTCTAAAATACATCATTTTAGTAAAAGCTTTATTCCATTAAGTCATGTAGCAGAAAGCAAATGAATGAGTGGCTAACGTCATTCTAAACCATGTTTTTACAATGGCCTTCCACAGAAGCCAAATGTAGCTATGTGAGAAGAACCATAGGCAGCTTCGTTTACAGACAGTAATgatatatatatgcagtacCTCTTCCCTTATGACCACTGCCTTTTCTCCTACAGTTCTTCTTCAACAAACCTCTCCGAATATTGAACATCCTCATCATCTTGGAAGGAGCGATGATATTTTATCAACTGTATTCACTTATGTGTTCAGAAAAATGGTACCAGACAATATCATTAGCTCTCATACTCTTCAGTAACTACTATGCTTTTTTCAAACTCCTCAGAGACAGAATAGTGTTAGGGAAGGCCTATTCATACTCTGCATCCTCAGATCACAAAGTCAGTTAGAGGGagcttaaatatttttctttttgtcagcCATCACATTGGAGCAAAAGCTTGCATgagaggtttttatttttttctataactTTTTTGGCACTATGTTTATGTTCTGACCTgcaaggaaataaaaaaaatatttttgtatttcttcgTCTGGTTCTTTTGTGTAATGTTATTTGGACTTTTTGTGTTCGTTATCAGGCTCAACCTAATATTAGGTTCAGACAAAcctaatgctttttaaaaatatgatatTGAATGGAGAAAGATAATACATTCGCTGGTTTTACAACCACTACCACCGGCCAACAAAGCACAGTTCCACTCCTTTCATCGACAGACGGCGATTTTATACGCTAGCTCAGAATTCAGTATTACTATTGTAAGTGAACTGAGGCGTTCTTCACTGTAATCGACTATCAAGTAGATATGCATAGTAAGCAGTTGTTAGAGACGTTCACATAAGGTGTAGGTTGATGAAGTTAGGTTGCGTCATGATTTCAGTGTCGTAAGTCGTGCACAGAAATTGTCCTGTCTCTTTAAATTAGAAGCGGCGCTCTTTTCTGTGGACGCGCTCCTCTGTTCTTAGACCGAGTACGCGAGAAATTATGTGGCGTAGGGGTTGCACAGGAGGTCAAATGAAACCGAGATTTTTGTTATGGACAAAATAAACCTGAGCCGCTCGACACTGAGCCCAGTCCTGCGTTTAGCTATCTGAACAAGACAGCAGGTGAGCAAATCGTTTTGTTAACCAGTTAaaatatgcgtgtgtgcatcccTGTGTAACGTTAAATCCTCGCCAACAGTCTAGTTACAGGCAATGTTAGTTAGGACATCGCTGTATTTTTCCGTTACTACACACGATAAAATAATTGACGCGATATCTAGCTACGTAATTGTTTTTTGaccatctcttttttttctgcacgaTAAATGGACGTTGTTGGAGGGGTCCAGTAATATCAATCGATATCCTAAATCCAGATTAATAATTGACAGTGTAGTCAGTCTGTCGGAGCGTGTAGCTGATGTGATATAGTGATAGTTAACGTTACGTTTAGGCCGTTTTTTGTGATCCTGATAGGTTAAAATGTATGCAATACAAAGACAAGTCACTGAACATTGAATGAAACTCGCTTCAGTTCACGGGTCTGATTTTTGTTCGATTCAGATTACCGTGAGAAGTGGAGCTATCCCTACAACAACTCGTGTTGGACTGGTTTTATCACTTTTGTAAGAAAATGTTTCTTCTAAACTGAGCAAATGTAAAACATCCAACATTCAGTCGAACCACGTTAGTTAAATTAGTCTACCCGAGTGACGAGTTAAACAGCCACAGATCTTAGAAACTAAGGCAGTTTAAATGAGGATTGATCGTCTATTTACGGCAGTCAGGTATCGGATACCTTATAGTCCCGGAGTGATCTGAACCTTCTGAAAATACTTATCAGCGAGACAAAGAGACATGAGCATTCAGATGGTCTTCTCGATACACGTCCAATGCAATAACGAAGAAATAGAGAAGTACCGTTAGCCAGATGTAGGGTTGAGAAATTATTCCATTATTTGACGAGGCGAAAATATATTAAACCCGACTTTCAGCTTTTCAGCATATTGCAAGATGGGGATAGGGACCGGTGCTGATGCAGATGTGAGCACTGCAGATCCGTTTCACGCAGATGTCAGCCGCGTTTTCAAACGCGAcggaaaattaatttaatttcttccTCCTTTAAGATGCAGGTCGGTTAGTAGCAGTGAGTGGCTTTCAGAATAGCACTCAGCTCTCCTTGCGCTCGAAGCTGTGGACTATCAACGCATTTCTAAAGTGCAGATGACCTACGTGGAAATATCAATATAGCTGCCTCTGTCCGGACAGTGTGGGTCAGGAATCGCCTGTTTGATTCCATATTTGGTGTTGTTTTAACCTGTTTC
This region of Electrophorus electricus isolate fEleEle1 chromosome 11, fEleEle1.pri, whole genome shotgun sequence genomic DNA includes:
- the tmem39b gene encoding LOW QUALITY PROTEIN: transmembrane protein 39B (The sequence of the model RefSeq protein was modified relative to this genomic sequence to represent the inferred CDS: deleted 1 base in 1 codon), with the translated sequence MAGGRRGANRTTYCRSPLGSETGSVNNGNHSTSSPVTGVRSRTRNGSGTGIPSPPLATQTVVPLKHCKIPDLSVDKNVLFELHLFFCHLVALFVHYVNIYKTVWWYPPSHPPSHTSLNFHLIDYNMLVFTIIVLARRLVAAIVKEASQSGKLSFPHSIFLVTARFAVLTLTGWSLCRSLIYLFRTYSVLSLLFLCYPFGMYIPFFRPSCDMRRTGPLSPITTVTSKEAGGDSGRDYLSVLKETWKQHTSQLYATQPMPTHACCLSPDLIRKEVEFLKIDFNWRMKEVLVSSMLSAYYIAFVPVWFVKSTQYVDKRWSCELFILVSVSTSVILMRHLLPPRYCDLLHKAAAHLGCWQKVDPSLCSNVLQHMLWTEEYMWPQGVLVKHNKNVFKAMGHYNVAVPSDVSHYRFYFFFNKPLRILNILIILEGAMIFYQLYSLMCSEKWYQTISLALILFSNYYAFFKLLRDRIVLGKAYSYSASSDHKVS